From the genome of Novosphingobium sp. P6W:
GCGATACGCGCGCCGGTGTGGCTGCCATAAGCGTCCACCTGCTCGAAGCCGAGCGCGGTGCATAACCGGTCCATCGAACCGGCGAAGTAGGCGATGTCCGGTTCTGCGGGGCCGGGCGCAGGAGAATCGCCGTTGCCAAGCGTATCGGGCGCGATAATCTCGCCAAGGCAACCCGCGTTGCGCAGTTCCAGCATCAGGTCCTGCATGAACCACGAAGATGCCGGCGACGGGTGGAGTATCAGCATCGGCACATGGCCTGCTTGCGCAGCAGGCAAGCGGCGCAGGTGCAGTTGGCCTTCGTCCAGCCGGACGAAGGCGCGTTCGATCTCGTTGATGGTCGAAGTCTCGGGCTGGCTCATGACGTGGAGGCTATCGCAGGCCGGTCACCCACTGCCCCTCCATGCAAACTTGATCGGCAGGCGAATAGTTTTATCCCCCCGCCCCGGAATGCCGCTCGGCGGGGTTCATACTCGCCTTCATGGACACATCCTTCCTCCCTGACGACAGCGCGCTTCTGGCAGCGCTGGAACGCGAGGGGCCGATGAACCTGGCCCGTGCGGTTGCCGTCATGGAACGGCACGACCTTGCAGGGATGGTGCTGGGCGACCCCGTCAACGTGTTCCACGCGCTGGGCCACTGGCCGCAGATCGGCCGCACCCGCATGGGCCAGCCGCCGGGTACGTTTGCGCTGATCGCCCGCGCGCGTCCCCAGCAGCCGGGCCTCGTTACCAGCCGCTTCCTGCACCACTACAGCTGGGCTGACGGGCGCGATCGCGGTGACGTTGCCATATGGCTCTATACGTTTCTCGGCGACGAAGGTGACGAGACGCCCGGCGAAGTGCCGGCCGCGCCGGTGCTGCCGCAGCGCGATGCCGCGCCGCTCACAGTTGCAGAGGACCACCGCGCCGCGATCTCTGCCCGCGAGGCCGGAGCCATGACGGCACACGGCGATGCGGCGGCGGCAATCGTTGCGGCCATGCGCGGGCTGGGCCTGTGGCAGGGCCGGATAGGGTTCGACCATCCGGTCATCGCCCAAGTCGCCCACCACCACGACCATCCCGGGGCGACGGTGCAGGCCGACAATATCCTGCGCGAGATACGCCTCGTTAAATCGCCGCTGGAACATGCGTTGATGGCGCATGCGGCAAAGGTTAATGTCGATGCACTCAACGCGGTCGGCAGCGCCATCCGCGCCGGGGCCAGCCACAGTGAATTGCAGGCGCTGTTCCGCATGGAGGCCGCCGCGCGCGGCAATACCGCTGTGTTCCTCAACGTCGACCGCGTTTCCTCGGAACTTTCGCGCCTTAAAGTGGCGGACGGGCAGACGCTCATGCTTGACGGCGTCAGCCAGCATCTCGGCTACCACGGCGACTTTGCGCGCACCGTCTTCGTTGGCGAGCCGACCCGTATCGCCGCCCGCGCGGCCGAGGCCGCGGCGTTCGGCTGGCAGGCCGTTCGTGAAAAGCTGCGGCCGGGCCTGCGCTATTCCGAAATCGCCGCGCTGGGCGAAGATGCCATCCGCAAGGCCGGCTACGATGCCGTGATTGGCTTTGGCCCGCACAGCGTCGGCCTCGCCCATACCGACGAGCCGGGCGAGGTTCACGGCGGTTTCTGGCGCAAGCCCGACATCGTTCTCGAACCCGGCATGATCCTCTCGGTCGATTGTCCGACGCTCGATACCGGCATCGGCGGCTCGGCCCACTGCGAAGACCTCGTGCTCATTACCGAGACGGGCTGTGAGCCCATTCATCCCCTTCACGAACCGGTGATCATCGTATGACCAGACCTTTCATCCTTTCCGCCTCGATCGCCGAGGCCACGTTCGCAGTGCCCGAAACCGCCGCGCCGATCCTGCGGGCTGCCGAGGCGGCCGGGCTGGACCTTCTCGTCATGGGCCGGTCCGGGACGCGTCCCTTCGATGCGCAGGTGCTGCTGGCCTGGGCCGCGCCGATGACCTCGCGCCTTGGCCTTGTCGCCACGGTTCCGGCCTCGAACGCGCATCCGTTTCATGTCGCCCGCGCCCTGTCGGCGATCGACTTCCTGAGCGCAGGCCGCACTGGATGGTCGGTCATCCCCGAAGGCGCCGAGGACGGCATGGCCGAGGACATGGTCGGCGCCGCGCGCGCACTGTGGGACGGCTGGGGCAGTGATACCCTGATCTTGGACAAGGCAAGCGGACGCTATCTGGACGCGGCGAAGGTCCATGCCTCGAATTACGAAGGTCCGTTCTTCAAGGTGGCGGGGCCGGTCAATGCCATGCGCCCCCCGCTGGGCCATCCGCTGCTGGTGGTGGACGGGGATGATCCGATCGCCATATCCGATGCCGACCTCGCCCTGATCGGCGAGCACGGCGCGGCGCCCGCCGCGACCAAGCGCCTGCTCAAGGTTTCGCCGGAGGCCGATGTGGCCTCGCTCCTGGCTCGCTTTGAGGCGGGAGAGATCGACGGCTTGCATTTCACCCTTACCGATGCCGCCGCCCAGCTGCCCGAGATCGGCGCGCGCTTCGCATCGCTGGTCAAGGACCGCGCCAACGAGGCAGGCGACCTGCGCCGCCGCCTTGGCCTGCCGATCCCGCAGACTGCATCCAACCAGCCCGGCGGCGCCGTGATCCCGGAGAACGCATGATGGAAAAGCAAATTCACCTCTGGGCCTTCCTGCAGGGTATCGGCTTCTTCCCGAGTGGATGGATGCACGAACGCGCGCGCCCGGAAGGCGTGTTCTCGATGGACTACTACGCCCGGGTCGCAAAGCTGGCCGAGCAGGGCTGCTTCGATGCCATCGTTTTCGGTGACCAGCTCCAGTCGCGCGGCGCCGGTGGCCACACGCCCGAGCGCATGGCAATGCCGACGCTGGACCCCGTCAGCCTGCTTACCGCGATGGCGGCGGTGACCGACCACGTTGGCCTGGTTGCCACGGTTTCGACCAGCTACAACACACCGGAGATGCTGGCTGAGCGTTTCGGCGCGATGGAGCGTATTTCAGGCGGCCGCGCAGGCTGGAACATCGTCACCACCGCGCACCCGGCCACCGCGCCCAACTTCGGCGAGGACGACCTGCCGCCCAAGGATGAGCGCTATCGCCGCGCCAAGGAAGTGGTCGCGAAAGCCTGCGAACTCTGGTCTGCGATGGACCGCGAAGGTCCGATGCTGCCACAGGGCCGTCCAGTGCTGGTGCAGGCCGGCCAGTCCCCCGACGGCCGCGATTTCGCCGCGCGCACAGCGGAAGCCATCTTTTGCCCCGCCGCGAATATCGAGGCAGGGATCGATTTTCGCAACGACCTGCGCAGCCGCGTCGCCGATGTCGGCCGCAACCCCGACGGCGTGCGGATCATGCCGGGCCTGTCCTGCGTGCTGGGCGGCAGCGAGGAAGAAGCCCGCGCTACCCACGCCGCGATCCTCGACCTGGCTGACGATGCGCTGGCGATCGAGTATCTTTCGGAATCGCTGGGCTGCGATCTGACCGCTTTCGATCCGCTGGGCATGATCCCGGTCGAAACCATTCTCGACCAGACGATTTTGCCCCGGGCCGACATCGCCCGCGCCATTACCCCGGCGCAGGAGAAGGGCACCCCGCTTGGCGCCTTCGCCGCGAATTTCATGCGCCATCCGCGCGGTCACAACGTCTTTCTCGGCACGCCTGAGCAGATGGCCGACATGATGATCGAATGGCGCGACGCCGGGGCATGCGACGGCTTCACGCTGCAGCCCAGCTACATGCCCGGCGGTCTTGAAGACTTCGTCGAGCAAGTCGTGCCGATCCTGCAGAAGCGCGGACGGCTGCGCACCGAATACCCGGGCACGACCCTGCGCGAAACCCTGGGCCTCTCCGCGCGTGAAGCGGTGACGGCATGAAGAAACGCAACATCCTCCTCGCCGCTTTGGGTGCAGTGGTACTGGTCGGCGGGGCCAGCGTATTGGCGCTGCGGGCCGGTGCCGGTGCGAGCGACCGGGCGGAACTGGAAAAGCGCTGGGCCGACGGCCCTTCGCGCTTCGTCATGGTAGACGGCGTGCGCATGCATGTCCGCGAGGAAGGTCCCGCGAACGCGCCTGTAGTCGTGATGCTGCACGGTTCGATCGTCAACCTGCACGAATGGGACAATGTCGCCGATCTGCTCAAGGACCGCTACCGCGTGGTCCGCTTTGACTGGTCGCCCTATGGCCTGACCGGGCCCGATCCTTCGGGCGTCTATTCCACTCCGCGTTCGGCCCAGCTCATGGCCGGGCTGCTGAAACAGCTTGGCTACGACAAGTTCGCGGTGGTTGCGACCTCCAACGGCTCGAACGTGGCGCTTGAATACAACCGCGCCTATCCGGGGCACGCGACGGCGATGGCCTTCTCCATGCTGCCGCTGGAGCGGCCCAGCCAGACCCGCAAGGTCGATCCGCGTCTGGCCTGGATGCTGTCGTTCCACAAGGCGGTGCTGCCGAACTGGCGCTCGCACTGGTTCTGGAAGCTGATGCTGGAGGATACCACGCCCCCCGGCTTCAAGCCGACCGATCGCATGGTTGACCAGATATACGACATGAATAACCTGCCCGGCGCGCTTGAACGACAGGCCGCCTATATCAAGGCCAACGTCAAGGCGTTCCAGACCTCGGACGTGGGCGGCGTGGCGGCGACGGTCAACGTGCCGGTGTTGTTGCAATGGTGCAGCTATGACGACGTGATCTCGCAAGGCGCACAGGCCTCCGTCGCGCGCTTCACTCATGCCCCGGTGAAGCTGATCGAATACCCCGATCTTGGCCACTTCCCGATGTGGGAAAAGCCCGAGAAATTCGCGCGCGATCTCAAGGCCTGGCTGGACTCGACCAATGCTGCGCCGCCGCCGCCAGCCACGATACCGCAGGGCTGAACGCTCTTTCCAATATCGCCACGCCGATCGGGCTCACCGCGCGTCGGATAGAGTCCCGGTTGGTCCCGCAAGACAAGCCGCCACTGCCTAGGCATGTCGGTTCTTGTGAATGGAGTTCTATCACACATGTCAGGGAAAGATCGTTGCCAGGTAGCGATTGCCGGTGCCGGCCCTGTCGGCACGGTCATGGCGACGTTACTTGCGCAGGCGGGGATCTCGGTGATCCTCCTCGAAGCCGGTCAAGACTGCGCGCAGGATCTGCGCGCCTCGACGTTCCATCCGCCGACGCTGGAAATGCTGGACCAGATCGGCATCACCTCGATGCTGCTGGAAAAGGGCCTGAAGGCGCCCGTCTATCAGTGGCGTGACCGTGGTTCCGGGGAAATGATCGAATTCGATCTCCGCGAACTGAGCGATGTCACCCGCTATCCTTTCCGCATCCAGTGCGAGCAGTATCACCTGTCGCGGGCGCTGGCTTCGGGGTTGGACAACTGTTCCAATGCGGACGTCCGTTTCGGCACCCGCCTGCTTTCGTTCGAGCAGGACGACACCGGCGTCGACATGGCGGTCGAGACGATGGTGGGTATCGAGCGGATCCGCGCCGACTACCTGATCGGCGCAGACGGTGCCAATTCGATCGTGCGCAAGTGGCTGGGCATCGAATTCGACGGCTTCACGTATCCCGAACGGTTCCTGACGCTTTCCACCGAAACCGACCTTGCACAGCATCTGCCCAACCTTTCGCTGGTGAACTACGTTTCCGACCCGCAGGAATGGCTGGTGCTTTTGAAGGTGCCGTCGGTGTGGCGCGTGCTGGTGCCCGTGAACGGCGCGGTGGATGAGGCGGACCTGACGTCCGAAGCCAACAAGACCGCGATCTTCGACCGCCTGACCGGCGACGGTGCCTCTGTGGTAACGCATCATCGCACGTTGTACCGGGTCCACCAGCGGGTAGCGAAATCGTTCCGCGAAGGCCGCGTGATGTTGGTCGGCGATGCGGCGCACCTCAACAATCCGCTTGGCGGCTTCGGCATGAATTCGGGCGTCCACGATGCCTTCAATCTGTTCGAAAAGATGCTGCCTGTGCTCAAGGGGCAGGCGCCGATGGAGCTGAATCTCTCGCTTTACGAACGCCAGCGCCGCGAGGTGACGCATTCGTTCACGCAGGCGCAGACCAAGCAGAACATGGCCTTCATCAGCGGCGGCGCCGGCTCCGCGCACGATGCCCGCCGCCGCGAATTTCTTGCGATCAAGGAAAATGACGAACGCCGTCGGGCCTATCTGATGCGACAGGCGATGTTCCAGAGCCTCGAGGATGCAGCGCTGATTCGCTGACGCATTCGGGACCGGGCGCCTGGCGGCCCGGTCCCGCCAAAAGGAGATCGCCAATGCCCGCGTGGTTCGTCATCACCACCAAGGTTCATGACCGCGCGGCCTTCATGGAGGGCTATTCGCCTGCCGTTGCGCAGCTCGCCCAGCAGCATGGCGCGCGCTATCTGCTGCGCGGCAGGCAGGGCCGTGTACTCGAAGGCGACGGCTATGACGGCGGCGGTGCTGTCGTCATGGAATGGCCCGATGCCGAGACGGCAATGGCCTTCTGGAACTCCCCTGAATATGCCGAGGTCAAGAAGCTGCGAGACGGCATCGCCGATGTCAGCGTGACCCTCGTGGAGGGGTAGCAGGCTGGCCTGTCCGCTGTGCGGAGAGTGGCCAGAAACGGCAAGGTCGGCGAGGTCTTGCAGGCACCTTTCCATTGAAGGCATCGACTGGGATGCCGGGCAGGAGCGCATAGGCTTGACCAGCAACATTTCCGATGCAGGAGCAGTCCCGCTCGGCATCGAGACACCGCAGGAACTTGCCGCGCCGGCCGGTTCCAAGACCTGGCGCATCCGTTTCGGGTCGCTGCTGATACCGCTGGCCCATGCGGCGGGCCAGAATGTAGTCACCGTGCTTGGCCTGCGTTTCATGACCGACAGCCTCGCCATTTCGGCAGGCGCGGCGGGGCTGATCTTCGCGCTCGTCAAGATTTACGATGGCTTCCTGGACCCTGCGATTGGCGCCTGGAGCGACCGCGCGACGACGCCCTGGGGCCGGCGCCTGCCTTTCCTGTTCGCGGGCGGCCTGGCCATGCCGCTGGGGCTTGCCCTGTTGTTCGGTGCGCCCGATTTCGGCTCGATCCTCCTCGCGCAGGTCTTCGTAACGCTGGCGCTGGCGATCCACGCCAGCGGCTATACCCTGCTGACGATCCCGGGTTTCGCGATGGTGGTCGAAAGCTCGTCCGATCCGCATGAACGTACCCGGCTCATGGCCTGGCGCACTTACGGCAATGCCATCGGCACCCTGATCGGATCGACGTTGCCTGCATGGCTGCTCGGCATGACCGGGCCGACACGCGGCGGGCACCTGCTGCTGGCCGTGGTCGTTGGCGTTGTGGTGTTTATGGCGACCCTGCTGGCGGTGCGGCTGCTGCGCGATGCACCGCGCACGCAGCCGCGTGTTTCCGCTGTCGCGGTTCGGCGCAACCCGCTGAGCGCGCTGGGGCATCAGGTGAAGCTGGCGTGGGACAACCGGCCCTTCCGCATTCTCGCCATTGCGCATGTCTTCCTGCTGTTCGGCACGGCGATCGGTTCCGCAGCGCTCGCCTATTTCACCCGGATCGTACTGGGTCTCGGCGACCAAGTGCTGGGCACTTATTTCATGATGGCGACCGTGATGATGGTCCTGGGCATGACCGTGTGGGTCTGGCTTTCGGGCCGGGTCGGCAAGAAGGCGTGCTACATGGCCGCGCTCGCGCTGTTCGGGCTTGTGCAGCTTAGCTGGCTTCTGGCTACGCCCGGCGAAAGCATGGTGCTCGTCGGCGTGCGCGGCCTTGCCAGCGGCTTTGCAGGCGGCGGCATGATCCTTTGCGCCTATGCCCTGCTTTCGGACGCGGTACGCTACGACTACGTCCAGAGCGGCGAGCGCCGCGAGGGCGCCTTTGCGGGCTTCACCACGCTGTTCGACAAGCTGTCGTCCGCCGCGGCGCTCGCGGCGATGGGCGTTTTCCTTGGCGCCATGGGCTATGTGCCTTCCGCCAGCGGTCAGGCCGCGCAGCAGGGCGAAAAGGCCGTCATGGCGATCATGCTGTGCGAATCTGCCGTTCCCGCGCTGGCCATGCTCGGCGCCATTGTCGCCTTGTGTTTCTACAAGCTCGATCCGGCGCAGCTTGAGGCGCTGGAGATCAGTCAGGACGCCAAGGCCTGAACCCTGAGGCCCGATCATCCAGGCCAGTTTCCCAAGGACTGTTTTCATGCCCCGCCATCCCATCGAACTCGTTGGTCTGATCTCGCCCTATCGCAGTTCGGAAGCGAGCCCGGAGCCCACGGCTTACGATCCTGCCTTTGTCGCCGAATGCGCGCGCGCTTACGAAGCGGCCGGTTATGATCGGGTTCTGATCGGGCAGAACGCCAGATCGGCCGACAGCCTCGTCACCGCGACATGGGTGGCGGCCGCCACAAGCCGGTTGAAGCTCATGGTCGCCCACCGGCCTGGCTTCATCGCCCCGACCATGGCAGCGCGCGCCTTTGCCACGCTTGACCAGTTTTCCGGCGGGCGGGCGGGCGTACACATCATCACTGCCTTCTCCGATATCGAAACGCGCTGCGACGGCGATTACCGCTCCAAGGAGGAGCGCTACCACCGTAGCCGGGAATACGTGCAGGTCCTGCGCCGCATGTGGGCCGGAGAGCAGCCTCTCGACCACGAAGGCGAATGGTATCGGTTCGAGCAGGGCGGCAGCGAAGTCCGCCCGGTAAACGGCCGCGTGCCGGTGTTCTGGGCGGGCACTTCGGACCTGGGCATCCGCTACGGAGCCGAACTGGCCGACGTCTACGCGCTTGGCCCCGGCAGCACGGCGCAAGTGGCTGAACTTGTGGGTAAGGTCAAAGCGGCCGCCGCAGCCCATGGCCGCAATCCGCGCTTTTCGATGTCGATGCGTCTTGTCGTCGCCGATAGCGACGATGCCGCATGGGACCGTGCGCGCGATCTTCTGCGCGGCGTGGAAGCGCGGCAATCGGGGCATGGCGCCCTCGGCCGCGATCTGGGCCGGGCGGCGCAGGATGCGGCAGAGCGTGCCGTTGAAGCCGACGATGCGGCAGCGGACCCTTGCCTCTGGACCGGACTGACCCGTGCAACGCAGGGACGGCTCCAGGTGATGTGCCTGGTGGGATCGCCGGATACTCTGGTCAAGGCGCTGCTGCGCTACCGCGAGGCCGGGATCGACAACTTCCTCGTAACCGGATTCGACTGGCTGGCGGACACACACCGTATCGGCACCGAGATCGGCCCCGAACTGCGGCGCCTTGCCGACGCCATCTGAAAGCGAAAATGAAAGAACCCCCGGCGGGATATTCCGCCGGGGGTTCTTATCGGGTCACACCCGAAAGCGGGCGAAGGGCTCTTCTGCGCCGGTTACTGCTGGGCGATGTCCGCGATGGTTTCGTTATAGACGGCCTCGGTCTGCGCCTTTGCAGCCTCATCCGCGTCCTTGAGCTGAAGGTAGAACAGGCGCTGCAGGAAGTCCTGCCGGCGCTGCTCGCGCTGCTCCAGTGCGTCCTGATCCAGTTCGAGCGCTTCGATCCCGGCGGCAAGGTCGAGGCCAGAGCCCTTGGCCACCCGCTCAGCGGAATCGAGGCGGTCGCGCAGGACGCACATCTCGTTGGCGAGCACCATGATCATCGACATCGCGGCGTCGAGGCCGGGCGTGTCGTAGAACTGCGGGCGCTTGCCCTTGGCGTGGCGGATGACGTGCGGGCGTTCTTCAGTCATGGTCATATCGTTCACGCGGCGAGCGCCTTTTCCTCGGGCTTGTGGGCAATCAATACCTCCCAGCCGCCGCCGGGAGCGAATTCGCCGGCGGTGAAATCACGTTCTGCGACGTGTTCCGAGGCTTCCTGGCTGTAACCGGCTGCAGCTGCGGCGAATTCCATCACCGCCATCGGGGCGGTATCAAAGCGCACTTCCGCGCGGTCGAACCCGGCCTTTTCGGCCAGTGCCACCTGGTCCATGTCGCGCATGGCGCCCCAGAACGGCTCGTTGTTGTACCAGGTCTCGTTGTCGAGGATGAACTGGGTGAACGGATCCATGAGGTCGAACGGGGGAAGGTCTGCGTGAACCATCATGCCGCCGGGTGCGAGCACGCGGAAGGCCTCCTGGAAGATTTTCGGCATCGCCTTGCCGCTGGTTTCGTGCAGCAGGATGTGGCTGACCACGAGGTCGAAATGGCCATCGGGGAAGGACGTATCCTCGGCGTTCATCTGTGCGAAGTTGACTTCCTGGCCCATCGCGGCTGCGCGGGCATGGGCATAACGCACCACGGGCCCGCCCACGTCGATGCCCCAGACCTCGGCCTCGGGGAACAGTTCCTTGTAGGGCAGGGTTGAGTGGCCGACGGTGCACCCCATGTCGAGGATGCGGCGCGGCTTGAAGTCGGGCATCTTGCGCTTGAGGTAGTTCACCACCGAGCGGCCCATGTCGTCGTTGTCAGGACCGGTATAGCCCATCGCATAAAGGTATACGCCCCGGTCGTAGAGCGCGCCGACCGAAATGTCGTCGGCGCAGACCTCCGAGCAGTAGCCTCCGGGCATGCAGTGAATGTCGAGCGCGGTCACGTATCGTGGCGGCTCGAAGCCTTCGGGAATCTGAAGCTTTGCAGGCGTCGAGGCGGAAAGTTCCTTCGCCTTTTCAATCAGCTGGGGAAGCTGGCGATCGACCGATCCATTTACCGATTCCCACAGCAGTTCCTGCGCGATACGGTTCGCGGCGGCGTAGTGCTGGAAGTACAGGTCATCGACCATGCCGGCGCGGATATCGCGGCGGTCGGCAGGGGTGCGGCCATTGGTCTTCTCGAACGCGCGCGAAACGCGGGTCTGATAAACGGGAGTGAGGCCGGGCAGCAGGCCCGACTGGATGAAGCCCTTGAAGCTTTTGGCGAATTCCTGGCGCGATGCCTCGTCTGCCGTAGCCGTAGGCAAGGCCGGGTGGGCTGATTGCTGGAAAGTGTTGAGCATGGTTGCGACTCCGCTTGATCCTGTGCGCGCGGCCTGTTGTGCGGTGTTGCGGCCGCTATGGCAGCGTCGGCACCGCCGGCTATCCGCTTGGCGACCAACGCATCCTATCGCGATGTCGCCGGCATTCAAAAGCGCAAAAAACCGCACGACTAGATACTGGAAACCAACAGGGGGTCATCGAATGGACGATATGAAGTTCTCGCGCCGCGAAAGCCTCGGGCTTGCCGGGCTTGCAGCAGGGATCGCAGCCGCGCCCTCACTGGCGCAGGCAGCCCCGGCGGGCCCTAGCAAGGCGACCCCGGCATTTCGCACCAAGATCGATTTCAAGGACCCCGAGTGGAACCGGGACGTCTATGCCCGCCTTGATGCCGACATCGATCCGACCAAGGAAAAATGCGGCTGGCTGAAAGGCAAGGCTTACGGCGTGCGTCCGAACGAGCCGGTCCGGCAGTTGTTTGGCGTCGAAGGCTTCAGCTTCGTGCGGACCAAGCGCCTGGAAGATGGGTCGTACCGCCGTATGCTGCGCGAGATCGTGTTCTACCGTGACCTGGAGACGGGCAAGATCCTGGAAACCTGGGACAATCCCTATACCGGCGAAGCAGTGAAGGTGGTGCCGATCGCCAACGATCCGTTCAACTTCACCATCAGCCAGTGGGCGCCCGAGCCGCCTTCCTACGGCGGCCTCAACAAGGACAAGCCGCCGCGCAAGCCCTTCCTTCAGGACTGGGAATTCGGCCCCAACGGCACGATGATCCTGCGTACCGACATCGACATGCAGTATCCAAATGCGCTCGATCCGGCGAAATGGGTGCGCGAATCCGCTGGCGCCATGAACCGCGTGTCCGAGCACTTCATCTACACCGTGCAGCGCAAGGACGTTGAAAACCCGCGTCTCACCCATATCCCGCACATCGGAGCATGGAGCCGCATCACGCCGTGGCTGCCGTGGATGCTGATGGGCCAGGCCGAAGGCCATGTGAACTACTTCACCCACTTCCAGACAATCGAGGACGGCGTAAAGGGCCTTCCCGCCGATCTCGTGGCGGCAGCGCGCGCGATGGACGAGAAGTGGCTCCACGCACCGACCGAGGATTACGGCCCCTCGCTGTCGAGCCTTGAAAACTACGCCCGCGAGCAGAAGCCCGCGCCGGTTCCGGCCGGTTGGACACCGCCAAAGCCGCCGCCCGCAGCAAAGGCGCTGGTCCGCAAGCCCGAGTAGTCCCTATCCGAAGGTGCCGAAACGCATCTGACCACACCGGACGGCCGGCGGGGGTGACCCGCCGGCCGTTTCTGTTCGGCCATCGGACAGAGGCATGCGGGCCGTGCCTTTACCGTCATTCCGGGGCACTCTGCTGCGCATTATCGAAGACGGATGGAAGCGTGGATGCCTGAACTGAAGAATTTGCCCGCCAGCCCTGACGCATCCCGTGCGGGCCCTCTCGGGATTGCGGTGATCGGCTGCGGCCGCATATCCGGTGCGCATCTTGCCGCCGTAGCTGCGCTGCCGGGGCAGGTTCGCCTAGTGGCTGCGGTAGATGCGGACCTTTCCGCTGCACAGGCCGCAGCCAAACCGCTGGGCGCGCTGGCGCTTACCTCGCTGGACGAGGCTCTCTCCCTGCCCGAGGTGGAGGCGGTGCTGGTGGCCACGCCCAATGCTCTCCATTTCGAGCAGTGTCTGGCGGCGCTGCGGGCAGGGCGCCACGTCCTGGTCGAGAAGCCGGTAGCCGAAACCGGTGAGCAGGCCGCTGCCTTGGCGCGCGAGGCAGAGACGCGCGGGCTGGTGCTCGCGGCCGGGCATACGTTCCGTCACAATGCCGCCGTCCGCCATATCATGGACAACCGCGAAAGCTTCGGCCGTTTGCGCGCGCTGGAAGTTTCATCCTGCGTCAAGTGGGACGGCCCGCAGGCACCGTGGTGGGCCGAGCGCAAGCCCGAAGAAGGACTGATCCTTTCCCTGTTCGCGCCGCATGCGCTTGATTTCGTCCAGCTTGTCATGGGACAGGATGATCCCGTGCGGGTGCATGTCGAGGCGGCGCGCCACCAGTCGGGCTGGCAGGGAGAGGACGAGGCGATGATCCTCATGGCCTACCCCGGCCGCCGTATGGCGAGCGTGCATATTTCCTACAACCAGCCCTCAGTGCTCGACCGCAAGGTGCTGCATTTCGACAAGGGCGTGCTCGAGATCGAACACGGCGAGATCCTCAGCTGGAACGGCGATGTGCTGGTTGCGCCGCCCGAAGGTGTGCTGCTCGATCCGCGCGCGATGGGCGGGCGTACTCTAGGGCATTATTTCCGCGATCAGCTGCGTGAATTCGCCGCTGCCGTGCGGGGCGAGGCGCACCGCTGTCCGACCGGCCACGACGCCGCGCGCCTTATCTTCCTGATCGACAGGGTGAAGGCATCCGCACGCGCCAATTCCGCTGCCGATGCGATCGACCCGCCGCTGGACATTGTGCCTGCATAGGGCCTGCGTTCGTCCCGGCTGTCGCAGCAACGACTGCGTCTGTCACTGAGGGCCTTGGCGCGCAATAGCTGCGTCTACGCGTTCCGCCGCAGCTTTCACTGATTACGGCTATTGACCGGCCATGCTCCCAGTCGCGGCCCGAGTACTGCCCACATTTCACCATCAGGCTTATCAGCTGAATAACAAAAAAAAGGCCGGACGCTTGCGCGCCCGGCCTTTCTGCCTTGCCTTTCAATCGAAGATCAGAATTTGACT
Proteins encoded in this window:
- a CDS encoding class I SAM-dependent methyltransferase — its product is MLNTFQQSAHPALPTATADEASRQEFAKSFKGFIQSGLLPGLTPVYQTRVSRAFEKTNGRTPADRRDIRAGMVDDLYFQHYAAANRIAQELLWESVNGSVDRQLPQLIEKAKELSASTPAKLQIPEGFEPPRYVTALDIHCMPGGYCSEVCADDISVGALYDRGVYLYAMGYTGPDNDDMGRSVVNYLKRKMPDFKPRRILDMGCTVGHSTLPYKELFPEAEVWGIDVGGPVVRYAHARAAAMGQEVNFAQMNAEDTSFPDGHFDLVVSHILLHETSGKAMPKIFQEAFRVLAPGGMMVHADLPPFDLMDPFTQFILDNETWYNNEPFWGAMRDMDQVALAEKAGFDRAEVRFDTAPMAVMEFAAAAAGYSQEASEHVAERDFTAGEFAPGGGWEVLIAHKPEEKALAA
- a CDS encoding MFS transporter, giving the protein MTSNISDAGAVPLGIETPQELAAPAGSKTWRIRFGSLLIPLAHAAGQNVVTVLGLRFMTDSLAISAGAAGLIFALVKIYDGFLDPAIGAWSDRATTPWGRRLPFLFAGGLAMPLGLALLFGAPDFGSILLAQVFVTLALAIHASGYTLLTIPGFAMVVESSSDPHERTRLMAWRTYGNAIGTLIGSTLPAWLLGMTGPTRGGHLLLAVVVGVVVFMATLLAVRLLRDAPRTQPRVSAVAVRRNPLSALGHQVKLAWDNRPFRILAIAHVFLLFGTAIGSAALAYFTRIVLGLGDQVLGTYFMMATVMMVLGMTVWVWLSGRVGKKACYMAALALFGLVQLSWLLATPGESMVLVGVRGLASGFAGGGMILCAYALLSDAVRYDYVQSGERREGAFAGFTTLFDKLSSAAALAAMGVFLGAMGYVPSASGQAAQQGEKAVMAIMLCESAVPALAMLGAIVALCFYKLDPAQLEALEISQDAKA
- a CDS encoding LLM class flavin-dependent oxidoreductase → MPRHPIELVGLISPYRSSEASPEPTAYDPAFVAECARAYEAAGYDRVLIGQNARSADSLVTATWVAAATSRLKLMVAHRPGFIAPTMAARAFATLDQFSGGRAGVHIITAFSDIETRCDGDYRSKEERYHRSREYVQVLRRMWAGEQPLDHEGEWYRFEQGGSEVRPVNGRVPVFWAGTSDLGIRYGAELADVYALGPGSTAQVAELVGKVKAAAAAHGRNPRFSMSMRLVVADSDDAAWDRARDLLRGVEARQSGHGALGRDLGRAAQDAAERAVEADDAAADPCLWTGLTRATQGRLQVMCLVGSPDTLVKALLRYREAGIDNFLVTGFDWLADTHRIGTEIGPELRRLADAI
- a CDS encoding Gfo/Idh/MocA family protein, which codes for MPELKNLPASPDASRAGPLGIAVIGCGRISGAHLAAVAALPGQVRLVAAVDADLSAAQAAAKPLGALALTSLDEALSLPEVEAVLVATPNALHFEQCLAALRAGRHVLVEKPVAETGEQAAALAREAETRGLVLAAGHTFRHNAAVRHIMDNRESFGRLRALEVSSCVKWDGPQAPWWAERKPEEGLILSLFAPHALDFVQLVMGQDDPVRVHVEAARHQSGWQGEDEAMILMAYPGRRMASVHISYNQPSVLDRKVLHFDKGVLEIEHGEILSWNGDVLVAPPEGVLLDPRAMGGRTLGHYFRDQLREFAAAVRGEAHRCPTGHDAARLIFLIDRVKASARANSAADAIDPPLDIVPA
- a CDS encoding DUF1838 family protein; translation: MDDMKFSRRESLGLAGLAAGIAAAPSLAQAAPAGPSKATPAFRTKIDFKDPEWNRDVYARLDADIDPTKEKCGWLKGKAYGVRPNEPVRQLFGVEGFSFVRTKRLEDGSYRRMLREIVFYRDLETGKILETWDNPYTGEAVKVVPIANDPFNFTISQWAPEPPSYGGLNKDKPPRKPFLQDWEFGPNGTMILRTDIDMQYPNALDPAKWVRESAGAMNRVSEHFIYTVQRKDVENPRLTHIPHIGAWSRITPWLPWMLMGQAEGHVNYFTHFQTIEDGVKGLPADLVAAARAMDEKWLHAPTEDYGPSLSSLENYAREQKPAPVPAGWTPPKPPPAAKALVRKPE